TCGAAACCGTCAAAGAAGTTATCCACCTTCATATTGATAACCCGATCCAAAGCGGCACCGGGAGTTTTCTAATTTCGCAGCTTATCAAAGGCACTGTAGATGTTTATTGAGCCGCATTATGCCAACCCGGCAACAGGATCGATCGAAGTAGTCGTCGGAAGCATGTTTTCCGGCAAGACCGAGGAATTGATCCGTAGGATGCGTCGTGCCCAGATTGCCAACCAGAAGGTTGCCATTTTCAAGCCTTCGTTTGACACGCGGTACAGCGAATCCGACGTTGTTTCCCATGGCGGAAATTCAATCCCTTCCATTGCCGTCACCAATTCGCAGCAAATTTTGTTGCTGGTGCAGGATGTGAAAGTGGTTGGCATCGACGAAGCCCAATTTTTTGATGCCGGCATCGTCGATGTTGCGCGACAACTCGCAAGCCAAAACATCCGCGTGATCGCCGCCGGACTCGAC
This genomic stretch from Bacteroidota bacterium harbors:
- a CDS encoding thymidine kinase — encoded protein: MFIEPHYANPATGSIEVVVGSMFSGKTEELIRRMRRAQIANQKVAIFKPSFDTRYSESDVVSHGGNSIPSIAVTNSQQILLLVQDVKVVGIDEAQFFDAGIVDVARQLASQNIRVIAAGLDMDYTGKPFGPIPALMANAEFVTKVHAICQKCGSLANYSFRKVPAASQLLLGEKDSYEPRCRHCFFEDFKGN